The window TTCACGAATTAAATCAAAACGAGCAAAATCTGTTGTCGCTCCTTTTTTATCTATAATTTCAAACAAATCTTCCCAAAATAGAATTTTATCTTTTGGAATAGGAATTTCTTCACGAAAAGAATAATTTTTCCTGATTAAGTAAGCATCACGTGTGTCTTTATCATATTCTGAAATTGTTAATCCGGAATTATTAATCTTTACTTCATATCGTAATTTTTCTGAATTTTTTGTGATAATAGTGAAATCAGGCACAGTTCCTTTCAGATTATCTTGTGCTTTTACTTCTGCAATATCTAACAACTGTAGATTAAATGGTTTTAGCAAAAAATCAAATACAATTTCTTTTTTCCATAATGCTTCATTATAAAAAAAACTTGTTATTGCTTGTGTAGCAAGATTTTCATATATATTCAAAATAAATGTCTTCCTTTCTAATTTCAATTTTACCACGCTAACGGCATATGAACCTAACAAGAATAATAAGATTCTTGTTAGGCTGACTTCATATCATAATGCAGGATGATGTTTTTTTGTCGGACTTTTTGAACAAGAACCGCTTGTTAATGAAGATATGCTTGAATATTGCATTCCACAATATTTACAAGTATATTTTGGTTTTTCGTTTCCTTCGTATAATGAGTGCCTTCTTGTTGGACTTCTTGAACAAGAACCAGATGTTAATGAAGAAACAGAGGAATACTTCATCCCACAGTATTCACAGTAAAAATTTGCCATAAAATCCTCCTATGATTTTATAAATTTATTTTTAAGTCGAAATAAATGGTCATAGGTCGGTTCCACACAAGTCTTTCCTCAAGCGGTCAGCTTGTCAACCTAACATGCAGTTAAGCTGCAAAACGTACCGGCGTCTAGCCGGCCGCTCTTCAGAGCGGGTTTTGTCAGTCTTGAACTGCGTGTTAGACACTTTTATTTTATTTATATAACTTAATATTAACAATTACGCTTTTAATTTTACAATATTTTGCTTTTTATTACAATATTTAATAAATAAAAAACTTAAAATTTGTTTATTTAAACAAAATAATTTCTCCCCGTTTATAGCTTATAAGAGTCGGTTGGGCGGAGAAAAACGGATAGCCTAAAAGTCCGTCATAACTATCGGGCTTTTTTCGTAAATGAGAAATATCGGAAAATACGGTTTTTACATTTTTATATGTTTTACCGCCTATCTTCATTGTTTTTAATTCCGCTTGATATATTTCCTGTTTAATTCCGCCTGCCCCGCTCAGTTCGGTTTTTTCTTTGTTTGTTAAGGACGGTTCTAATTCATTAAAATAAAAGCTGTCGAGTAAATTGAATTCAGCTCCGGTATCGAGCCCCAATTTATAGATTTTGTTTCCAATCGATACTTCAATAGCCGGAATATGACCTGCCATTTTACACGGAATTTTTGAATCTACTTTTAATGTATTAGCTTTTATAAAACTATCATACGAATCCGGTCTTATAAGTGTCAACTGCTTTTTTTGATAATCTAAAAAGACATCATATTCTTTTAACATATCATAGCCTATTAATCCGTATATGCCGTCCGTTTTTAAACTCTGTTCAAGACGAGTCATATCAAGAACTACTATTTTTTGATTTTTTATTTTACTACCGGCGAATTCCAATTCTTTTACGTTTGTTATATCCATATTCGGACTTGAAACATTACCGCTGACATCCTGAAAACTACCAAGTTTTTTTGTGCCCGTGTTTAATCCTTCAATGTACTTTGAATTTAAAATGGAAAAAGGAGCACCGCTGTCTAATAAAAACAATCTGCTTTCACCTTCAAGCAATACGTCTACCAACGGCAGATTTCCTGCAAATATAAAAGGAATGGAAGTGATTTTATTTGTATTGTACTCTATAGTTCGTTCTTCTGAAGACAAAGTTTTTACTTTTATTTTCATAAGTTCAGCTTCGACAATTAAATTATCCTTATTGAAAATAAATACGGACTCTTTCTTTCCTACTTGAGAATATTCAATTGAGTATTTTAAAATAAGTTTTCCGTCTTCCATAAAGCTTTCTGTTTTTTCATAGGAAATTACCGTCCCCACTCCGGCCAATAATTGCTGTAAAATTGCTTTTGCCCTATTACCGCTCTGTCCTGCAATTGAAAAATCTTCAGCCAAATAAGGCAGCACATTCGTTACGGATTTTTCGTTACAAGCTTCCGCAACCGCTTGGACGGCTTTTTCACATTCAGCTTCATTCTGTGCAAATATGCCGCTGAAAAAACAAAAAAATATTAAGGAAGCACTTAACATCTTAATTAATTTACATTGATTTTGTTTCATTTTACCCCCATAAAAGCTATTTTTATTTTAATCGAAATAGCCGCACTTATCAATACTACTACAGTAATATATACAAAAAAAATCAGATTTTTTTCAAAAAAAACTTAAAATTTTAATATAAAACTTTATTATTTGCATATCCAACTTTCATATTACTTAATGCATATATTAAAAACTATTAATTTAACTATAATTCTATATTATTTACAAAACAAACCTTTTATAAATAATATCATCTTAAAATTATAAACTTATTCTTAACAATAAAACTTTATTTTTTAACTATACAACTTTTTAATTACTAAATCATTAAAATCAAAACTAAAACTTTATTTTTCTTTAACAACTTAATTATTATAATCACCATGACCGTCCGAAGGACTTTTATTTTGTTGATTTCCTTAGCTAGTTTAAAATCCTTAGATAAAACTTTAGTTTTCATTAACAAGTTAATTATTATAATTACCATGACCGTCCGAAGGACTTTTAACTCGTTAACTTCCTTAACAAGTTTTAAAATCCAAAGATTAAAGTTTTATTTTTCTTATACAAGTAGATATTATAATAAAACATAACTTTATCCAAAGAACATAAGCTATTAATTTTGGTTTTATGCTTTAATTTATAAAAAATACACCCTATTTTTCAAAGTTACAGTTTATCGTGCCGAAGGCATCGGTCTAACATTCGCTTAACCTGCTTTGCGGCTCGTCCGCAATGTCAGGTTGAAGCGGGTGTTAGACGTTATTTTTAAATATAACTATATACTATTTAATTATATTTACTTTTATTTTATCAAACTCAGTTGCTAAAAACTCTATTTTTATTGAATCGTTAAAATATTCGCTATCAAAGCCTTGTATTATTATTGTTCCGATAAATTTTTCTACATCATATTCTCCTAGACATTCATCAAGAAATAAAAATCCAATCTGACTATAAATTTCACATTCGATCTCAGTATATCCATTGCAAAAAAGAACAATTCCTATTTTACTTTTATCTTCATCTTTTATAAACATAAATCTTATATCATTTGGACAAACTTCTTTATCTTCTATTTTAATTGAATTCTCTATTTTTCTTCTCGGGCGAAATTTTATAAAAGTCCATTCTGATAATTTCGGTTTTAATAAATACAATTTTTCTACTGCAGGAAATGCATCTAGTATTCCATCTGCACTAATTACAAAATCTCTTTTTCCATTTTTTACAGAACTAATTTCAAACGTTAGATCAGGATTTATTTTATGCAATTGAATTTGAAGTTCATTAAAAATTTTTTCCTGATTTATTTCATAATTGTATATTAATTGTGAGTTTTTACAAAACCAACACCAAAATTTTTCTTCTTTTGTCTTTACAAAACATGATATTAAGCCCATAAACATAAATCCTATAATAAATATATTTTTTTTCATTTTCTTTCTTGTTGCCCATTGGGCAATCCGTCTAACATTCGCTTAACCTGCATTTGCGGCTTGTCCGCAATGTCAGGTTGAAGCGGGTGTTAGATGCTCATTCCTATTGTATTCCAAATTGTAATTTCATTGTTATTGTTGCGGTCTTTTGTTTTGATGTAGTATTAAAAGTTCCCTCCCAAGAATAATCTTCATTTGAATTTCTAGCTATTATTTGAAATACACCCATATTTGCATTCTTCAATCGTCCTAGTTTAAATCCTGATTTACTCGCTATTGTTTCTGCTCTAGTTTTTGCATTTTCAGTTGCATATTCAATTAATTCTTTTTTCAATTCAGTCAGTTTCGTATAATAATATTGTGGTTTAGATGAATAGAATTCAACCCCCATATTGATTAACTCTGTAATTTCTCGTGAAATAGTTTCTATTTTCTCTACTTCGTTTGATTCAATCTTTATATCTTGCATTAAGCGATATCCCTTAAAAAGACGTTTTTGGTTTTTATCCATGTCATATATTGTTTCATATTCCTTATCAATTACTACTGCTGAAAATAAATATTCATTTGTTGACACATTTCGCTTTTTTAGAAAGTCTATTATTTTATTTTGATCAAGCTGCAATCGCTCATACGCATTTTTTAAATCAATATCAGTCTGTGAAAATGAACCAGACCATACAATCAAATCAGATTCAAAATCTTTTGTTCCCAAACCTGTTACTTGGATTACTTCACTCTCTTTATTTCTTTCCAAAAATGTCTTTGATAAAACAATTAATGATATAATAATTGTAAATAGAATCATAGAAAGTTTTATAATTTCAATCTTAGATTCATTTCTTATTTCCATACCATACCTCTTATTTATAAAAAAATATTCGCACCGCGAAAGCGGTGTCCATCTAACATTCGCTTGACCTGCATTTGCGGCTTGTCCGCAATGTCAGGTTGAAGCGGGTGTTAGACTTTCTATATACATATTCTTAAAACTCTTATGAAAGTCTTTTAAATTTTATAATGACTCTTCAATCGCACAATTCATTACATAAATTTGATAATCTTAATTTAGTATTTGCAAGAAATACACTAGCTTTTGCAGATACTTCACTCGTTTTAATATCTTCTGCTAAAAAAACTAATAGTATTTTAATCAATACTATTAGATATTTTATAATTACCTTTAAATTCATAGTGTTTTTCTAGCATCATATAATATTTTTAAAATCAATTTGAAAAGTTTCTCTATAAATAGTTTTATTTCCTATTTTTATTTTTTCATTGATTTTTACTAATGCGCGATTTAAGCAAGTTTGATTAGGTCGATCATTGATGAAGTTCTTGAGATTTTCAGTAAAAGAAATTTTATCATCATAATATGAATAGATTCTATTACAAAAAATAATTTCGTGTGTCTCAATATAATTCAACAATTCATATATTGGAAATATATTATATTTAATATCATCGAGACCATAAAAAGATCTACTGCCTGTGACAATAAAAAAAACTATTTTATCATTCGCTGCTATACTAATATTTGTTTTTACTGATAAATATTTTCTAAAATCGACATCAGAAAACAATTTTTCAATTTTTGATAGTTGTTTAGTTGCGGTTTCCAAAGCATCATAATTGGTTTTCATTTCATAAATATTGGAACCATAAAGTGAATTCTTACATTCTGCTACAAAAACAATATCATCTGACTTTGCTATAAAATCAATATCTCCATCAGTCTTAGCAAAATTAAATTTAATTGATTTATTATGCTGGAAGTTTTTTTTGCAAAAACTATTGACAGTTTATTTTCCAGTATTTCTTCATCCAATTTTATTTGCTCATGATTTTTAAAGCATAAATTTCTAAGAATATTACTGCTTTCCAAATTGTTAGCACCAAATAAAATAAAAGTTCTCCCCATAAGAATAGGTGTCGTTTGGATATCAAATTTATTTTTTTATCCCAAGTAAGTTCATTTATAAGTTTGTTGATAATTTCAGTATCTTTATAAATTTTATTTAACATATTTATAAACAAATCATAACTATATACTGGTACTATTGACTCATATTGTAAAAAACAATCATTGTTATGTTTATTTAATGCATAATTTATTGCATATGCACAAAATTCTATGATTCGTTTAAATTTGATTACATCAAAAACACCTATACCATTCTTTAATTTCATGTCTTTTATGTTATTATCGTCTATATGAAATTCTGTTAGCAACTCAGATAAGAATGCAAATTCTTCTCTAAATAAATTATCAGAATCAAATATTTTTATATTTTCATTAAAGAGTAAAAATATCACTATTCGTCGAGTTGGTAGTTCTTCGATCTTCCAATATTCAGTTGAAGAGATATTTTTTTCAAATAATTCATAAATAGATATATTATCTTTTCTAGAAAGCAATTCTTTTATAATTGCGTTATAATGGTGACTTGGTGTAACAAAATAAGTTAAAACTTTTGCTTTTTCTATTTTTTCTTTAGAAATCATATAACATATTTTATCATTTCTTTGTTCAAAATTATAACCATAAGTTTCAACTTCATATTCAAATTTTTGTATTTTGTTTACTACTATAATTTTTTGTAGTAGTTTTTTACAATCAGATATAATATTTTTATGTGAATTAATATCCAACGGTCCAAAATCTTCATCAGATACATTGAATTCTTTCGTATATCTGTCCACTAATGTTGAAATTGCTTCGGAAACAGGATCGACACCATATATAGGGTCACTTATAAGGTTAGAATAACTTGGTTTGCCAATTTTTACTTCCAGTAAATCAAATTCTAATATTGCATATAAAGTTTTTATAAAGCGTTTTTTATATTTTTTTATTACATTATCAGCAAATTTTAATATATTTCTACATTCTGGCGCAACATAATGTAAAGCCAGCATACTTCTCAAATAATTTACATTTTCTATTTTCAATTGCTCGTGTGTTTTCGATAGAATGTTTTCAATAATATAGCTTATTTTTTTCGTATTAAATTCCTTTGTTCCAATACGAAAGAAACCTTTGCGTTTCATGGAAGAAAAATAATAAGTCTGATCTTTTGATAATAAATAATATGAAAGCTTTAACACTTCCTGCAATTTACCACTATCAAAATGTAATATTATCTGATCTATGATAATTTCTTTGTCTT of the Treponema denticola ATCC 35405 genome contains:
- a CDS encoding aspartyl protease family protein: MKQNQCKLIKMLSASLIFFCFFSGIFAQNEAECEKAVQAVAEACNEKSVTNVLPYLAEDFSIAGQSGNRAKAILQQLLAGVGTVISYEKTESFMEDGKLILKYSIEYSQVGKKESVFIFNKDNLIVEAELMKIKVKTLSSEERTIEYNTNKITSIPFIFAGNLPLVDVLLEGESRLFLLDSGAPFSILNSKYIEGLNTGTKKLGSFQDVSGNVSSPNMDITNVKELEFAGSKIKNQKIVVLDMTRLEQSLKTDGIYGLIGYDMLKEYDVFLDYQKKQLTLIRPDSYDSFIKANTLKVDSKIPCKMAGHIPAIEVSIGNKIYKLGLDTGAEFNLLDSFYFNELEPSLTNKEKTELSGAGGIKQEIYQAELKTMKIGGKTYKNVKTVFSDISHLRKKPDSYDGLLGYPFFSAQPTLISYKRGEIILFK
- a CDS encoding SIMPL domain-containing protein, with the protein product MEIRNESKIEIIKLSMILFTIIISLIVLSKTFLERNKESEVIQVTGLGTKDFESDLIVWSGSFSQTDIDLKNAYERLQLDQNKIIDFLKKRNVSTNEYLFSAVVIDKEYETIYDMDKNQKRLFKGYRLMQDIKIESNEVEKIETISREITELINMGVEFYSSKPQYYYTKLTELKKELIEYATENAKTRAETIASKSGFKLGRLKNANMGVFQIIARNSNEDYSWEGTFNTTSKQKTATITMKLQFGIQ